In Prunus dulcis chromosome 1, ALMONDv2, whole genome shotgun sequence, the following are encoded in one genomic region:
- the LOC117626245 gene encoding protein ESSENTIAL FOR POTEXVIRUS ACCUMULATION 1, whose protein sequence is MADLTNSDSHHHLSVTTPPQISKAGSGSENPIPLSPQWLLPKPGESKPGMLTGEKPPSPNPSFGSRSDTMKASGNGEEIHDTQKKKDVFRPSLMDMETGGRRERWRDEERDTNSSGRKDRWRDGDKELGDPRRMDRRTENSSAKHFGEARRAPPERWTDSSNRESNYDQRRESKWNTRWGPDDKEAEGLHDKWAESGRDGSMHLDKGLPHVGNHVKDEKDGDLYRPWRSNSSQARGRGDPSHNQTLAASKHVPAHSSSWGRGENTPPTFSLGRGRASSGGGFMNSSPTIPQSIGTVLDKVESEHGEPSPLRYSRTKLLDVYRKVDMRSYRKSVDGFIEASSLTVDEPLEPLALCVPNPEEMALLKGIDKGDIVSSGAPQVSKDGRNPIDFTQSRRPKLGSREDLPLALNDSKDESTGSSKGGIPNYLEGSSHERQVFHHGSSLKAEIMQDQKTYSENNFRAEALREDSGPFKRAEEAPVNTDLTMKGSITPHSGTPWRSPSQGERSHAGLHDWKEIPGDVKSRIPDMGWSQRQKDLNNEWESRDEAKWKTSEDPIIRRQPSGVLDREQEVRKPQQLSPEDLQLYYKDPQGIIQGPFAGADIIGWFEAGYFGIDLLVRVANASTDTPFLALGDVMPHLRAKARPPPGFSAPKQNEVTDTSSRPNFGNVGKIHAGLSETDIARNEPRHKQGSTTEAENRFLESLMSGNTSGSPLQKFPFSEGLQGLIGNNSHGLPHSGLDNLLAKRMALERQRSFPNPYQYWPGRDASSVIPKSEVVPDPNLLSSVAENQPPQTQNAEIMSILQGLTDRSSSGINNSAAGWSTFPVQGGSDPTQSKMDLYDQNFPPQAPLGFQKQRLQPQNQPSFPNLLSQAIDSSSVATQEKLLSSGLLQDPQLMNMLQQQYLLQLHSQAPVPAQQMSLLDKIMLLKQQQKQEEQQMLIRQQQQLLSQVLSEHQSRQHFTEPSFGQMQASAIPKGNASIDPPRLQPSQEMFPSGTNVPVPNMQNELANNFMTLPPQGTQDISQNVSEGAASLPLLHQMFGNITHQRTRDVTPVVPIAIHQESLPVSTNVESSTLLDVMTKSRKEPLVQKSIPDSDFHASKTMEQASENTFRANESGLVAISEGVADSIPPVGASEGDMPEHVNDVKVQSDSQVEEQQIQREKCNDEVPAVADVKNVEARGQRKTSEKKSKKQKSSKAQSLSDQPKGVSKSVSSQQIKQSEAEKPVVGDTKLETRGNRGIKSEIVTVEVSESRQAERLDPLSGGDTEPFEVKGDSKLVESGQSTQIQIGQRAWKPAPGFKAKSLLEIQHEEQRKAQTEVIVPEVIGSVNSSSLPTPWAGVVANSEPKVSRETPNDAGINELNVGKPKTSQNSKSKKSPLHDLLAEEVLAKSSEKDVEIPNGVSTQPSPQVMPTHSESVDDDNFIEAKDTKKSRKKSAKSKGTGTKVSVSVTPVDMPISSSPTEKVKSFRSVQQEKEMLPAIPSGPSLGDFVLWKGETPNLAPSPAWSTDSGKLLKPTSLRDIQKEQEKRVSSAQHQNQIPTPQKSQPTPATHNNVPSWSLSASSPSKTASPIMINSHASQSKHKVEDDLFWGPIDQSKQANKQADFPHLASQGSWGVKNIPVKGTSAGSSSRQKSVGGKPTERLLSSSPASSQSSVKGKRDAMTKQSEAMDFRDWCKSECVRLIGTKDTSFLEFCLKQSRSEAELLLIENLGSYDPDHDFIDKFLNYKELLSADVLEIAFQSQNDQKLTGFGGGELNSYGADAGDVDQDGSSKGGGKKKGKKGKKVSPAVLGFNVVSNRIMMGEIQTVED, encoded by the exons ATGGCCGACCTTACCAACTCCGATTCCCACCACCACCTCTCCGTCACCACTCCTCCCCAGATCTCCAAAG CTGGATCAGGTTCTGAGAATCCTATTCCACTGTCACCGCAATGGCTTCTACCAAAGCCTGGGGAGAGTAAACCTGGAATGTTAACTGGG GAAAAACCTCCCAGCCCAAATCCATCCTTTGGAAGTCGCTCGGATACCATGAAAGCATCAGGTAATGGTGAGGAGATTCATGATACccagaagaagaaggatgTTTTCAGGCCATCATTGATGGATATGGAAACAGGTGGTCGTCGTGAACGCTGGCGCGATGAAGAAAGAGACACCAACTCCTCCGGACGCAAAGATCGGTGGAGGGATGGGGATAAAGAGCTTGGTGACCCTCGCAGGATGGATCGACGAACAGAAAATTCATCTGCAAAACACTTTGGAGAAGCACGCCGTGCTCCACCCGAGCGGTGGACTGACTCTAGTAACAGGGAATCCAATTATGACCAACGGCGAGAGAGCAAATGGAACACACGCTGGGGGCCTGATGACAAAGAGGCGGAAGGTTTGCATGACAAATGGGCAGAGTCTGGCAGAGATGGCAGCATGCATCTGGATAAAGGTTTGCCTCATGTTGGAAATCATGTAAAGGATGAGAAGGATGGGGATCTCTACCGGCCTTGGAGATCAAACTCCTCCCAAGCCCGAGGAAGGGGAGATCCTTCCCATAATCAGACTCTAGCAGCAAGCAAACATGTTCCTGCGCATTCATCTAGTTGGGGACGTGGGGAAAATACACCACCAACTTTTTCTCTTGGTCGTGGAAGGGCTAGCTCTGGTGGAGGCTTTATGAACAGTAGTCCTACTATTCCTCAGTCTATAGGAACTGTCTTGGACAAAGTTGAAAGTGAACATGGAGAGCCTTCCCCTTTAAGGTATAGTAGGACAAAGCTGCTTGATGTATACAGGAAGGTTGATATGAGATCATATCGAAAATCAGTTGATGGGTTTATAGAAGCGAGTTCTCTTACAGTGGATGAGCCGTTGGAGCCTTTGGCGCTTTGTGTACCGAATCCTGAGGAAATG GCCCTTTTGAAGGGAATTGACAAAGGAGATATAGTAAGTAGTGGTGCTCCTCAAGTCTCTAAAGATGGAAGGAACCCGATAGATTTTACTCAATCAAGAAGACCAAAGCTTG GCAGTAGGGAAGATTTACCCCTCGCACTTAATGATTCTAAAGATGAAAGCACTGGTAGTTCAAAAGGTGGTATTCCAAATTATTTAGAGGGCTCTTCTCATGAAAGGCAAGTTTTCCATCATGGATCCAGCCTAAAAGCAGAAATAATGCAGGATCAGAAGACGTACTCAGAGAACAATTTCAGGGCAGAAG CTCTTAGAGAAGACAGTGGTCCTTTCAAAAGGGCCGAGGAGGCACCCGTTAATACAGATTTGACCATGAAGGGAAGTATTACTCCCCATTCTGGCACTCCATGGAGATCTCCATCACAGGGAGAGCGTTCGCATGCAGGCTTGCATGATTGGAAAGAGATTCCGGGTGATGTCAAGTCAAGAATCCCTGATATGGGCTGGTCACAAAGACAGAAAGATCTTAATAATGAATGGGAAAGTAGAGATGAGGCAAAATGGAAAACCAGTGAGGACCCTATAATTAGAAGGCAGCCATCTGGAGTTCTAGATAGGGAACAGGAAGTGAGAAAACCTCAGCAGCTTTCTCCTGAGGATCTACAGCTTTATTATAAAGATCCTCAGGGTATAATTCAAGGCCCTTTTGCTGGGGCTGACATTATTGGCTGGTTTGAGGCTGGATATTTTGGCATAGATTTGCTAGTTCGCGTGGCAAATGCATCAACAGATACACCATTTTTGGCACTTGGTGATGTTATGCCTCATTTAAGAGCTAAAGCTAGACCACCGCCTGGATTTAGTGCCCCTAAACAAAATGAAGTTACAGATACATCAAGTAGGCCAAACTTTGGTAATGTGGGGAAGATTCATGCTGGTTTAAGTGAGACAGATATAGCGAGAAATGAACCAAGACATAAACAGGGTTCGACAACAGAAGCTGAGAATAGGTTTTTGGAGTCGCTGATGTCTGGTAATACAAGTGGCTCTCCTCTGCAGAAGTTTCCTTTTTCCGAAG gtttGCAAGGACTTATTGGAAACAATTCTCATGGTTTGCCTCATTCTGGATTGGATAATCTGTTGGCCAAGAGAATGGCTCTTGAGCGACAGAGGTCTTTTCCTAATCCTTATCAATATTGGCCTGGGAGAGATGCTTCATCTGTAATACCCAAGTCGGAGGTTGTCCCAGATCCAAACCTCCTCTCTTCAGTGGCTGAAAATCAGCCTCCTCAAACCCAAAATGCTGAAATTATGTCCATTCTTCAAGGATTAACTGACCGGTCGTCATCTGGAATTAATAATAGTGCTGCTGGTTGGTCAACTTTTCCTGTGCAAGGTGGGTCAGACCCAACCCAGAGTAAGATGGACTTGTATGATCAGAATTTTCCTCCCCAGGCTCCACTTGGATTCCAAAAGCAGAGGCTGCAACCTCAGAATCAACCTTCTTTTCCAAATCTACTTTCTCAAGCGATTGATAGTTCTAGTGTTGCAACACAAGAGAAATTACTCTCTTCTGGTTTATTACAAGATCCGCAACTGATGAATATGTTGCAACAGCAGTATTTATTGCAGTTGCATTCCCAGGCGCCTGTTCCAGCGCAACAAATGTCATTGTTGGATAAGATTATGTTACTCAAGCAGCAACAGAAACAGGAGGAGCAGCAAATGCTGATAAGGCAACAACAGCAGCTGCTTTCGCAGGTTCTGTCAGAGCATCAATCTCGCCAGCATTTTACTGAGCCATCTTTTGGACAGATGCAGGCTTCTGCAATTCCGAAAGGGAATGCATCTATAGATCCTCCCCGGCTTCAGCCATCACAAGAAATGTTTCCAAGTGGTACAAACGTTCCAGTTCCTAATATGCAAAATGAACTTGCTAATAACTTCATGACTTTGCCTCCACAAGGTACCCAAGATATCTCTCAAAATGTAAGTGAGGGAGCCGCCTCGTTACCTTTACTGCATCAAATGTTTGGGAATATTACCCATCAAAGAACTCGGGATGTTACTCCTGTGGTACCAATTGCTATCCATCAGGAGTCCTTGCCAGTGTCGACAAATGTTGAGAGCTCAACTTTGCTTGATGTGATGACCAAATCTAGAAAAGAGCCCCTTGTGCAGAAATCCATACCTGATTCTGACTTTCATGCTTCTAAAACTATGGAGCAGGCATCTGAAAACACTTTCAGAGCTAATGAATCTGGTTTGGTTGCAATCTCTGAGGGTGTTGCAGATTCTATTCCACCTGTAGGTGCTTCTGAGGGAGATATGCCTGAGCATGTCAATGATGTGAAAGTTCAATCAGATAGTCAGGTTGAAGAACAGCAGATTCAAAGGGAAAAGTGCAATGATGAGGTTCCTGCAGTGGCTGACGTGAAGAATGTTGAAGCACGTGGGCAAAGAAAGACTTCTGAGAAGAAGTCCAAGAAGCAAAAATCTTCCAAGGCACAGTCCTTGAGTGACCAACCAAAAGGAGTATCCAAATCTGTCTCTTCACAGCAAATAAAGCAGTCTGAAGCTGAGAAGCCTGTTGTTGGTGACACAAAATTGGAGACAAGAGGCAACCGAGGCATTAAATCTGAAATTGTTACTGTAGAGGTTTCAGAGTCACGACAAGCTGAAAGATTAGACCCACTTTCTGGAGGCGATACTGAACCTTTTGAAGTCAAGGGTGATTCTAAGCTTGTTGAGTCGGGGCAAAGTACCCAAATACAGATTGGGCAGAGAGCTTGGAAACCTGCTCCTGGTTTTAAGGCCAAATCTTTACTAGAAATTCAGCACGAAGAACAGAGGAAGGCACAAACAGAAGTGATAGTACCTGAGGTTATCGGTTCTGTCAATTCCTCAAGTTTGCCAACTCCTTGGGCTGGGGTTGTAGCCAATTCAGAACCAAAAGTATCTAGAGAAACTCCAAATGATGCAGGTATTAATGAGTTAAATGTTGGGAAACCCAAAACTTCCCAAAATTCAAAGAGCAAGAAGAGCCCATTACATGATCTATTAGCAGAGGAGGTTTTGGCCAAGTCTAGTGAAAAAGATGTTGAGATTCCTAATGGTGTATCAACTCAGCCTTCTCCACAAGTTATGCCCACCCATTCAGAATCTGTAGATGACGATAACTTCATTGAGGCAAAAGACACCAAAAAGAGTCGCAAAAAGTCAGCAAAATCAAAGGGTACTGGAACTAAGGTCTCAGTGTCAGTTACCCCAGTAGATATGCCTATTAGTTCAAGCCCCACTGAGAAAGTCAAAAGCTTCCGTTCTGTACagcaagaaaaggaaatgttGCCTGCAATCCCGTCAGGGCCTTCATTGGGAGATTTTGTTCTTTGGAAAGGAGAAACGCCTAATCTGGCTCCTTCTCCAGCATGGTCTACTGACTCTGGGAAGCTTCTTAAACCCACATCTTTAAGAGACATCCAAAAGGAGCAGGAGAAGAGGGTTTCTTCTGCTCAGCACCAAAATCAGATTCCAACACCTCAGAAATCCCAGCCAACTCCAGCCACCCACAATAATGTTCCTTCATGGTCACTTTCGGCATCATCTCCGTCTAAGACTGCATCTCCCATCATGATTAATTCCCATGCTTCTCAGTCGAAACACAAAGTAGAAGATGACTTATTCTGGGGCCCAATTGACCAATCAAAGCAAGCAAATAAGCA GGCAGATTTTCCTCATCTTGCAAGCCAGGGCAGTTGGGGAGTGAAAAATATTCCTGTAAAAGGAACTTCAGCTGGTTCATCGAGCCGGCAGAAATCAGTGGGTGGCAAACCAACTGAGCGATTACTTTCATCCTCACCTGCCTCTTCTCAGTCATctgtaaaaggaaaaagagatgCCATGACCAAGCAATCAG aagccATGGACTTCCGAGATTGGTGCAAGAGCGAGTGCGTTAGGCTTATTGGGACAAAAG ATACGAGTTTCCTTGAGTTTTGCTTGAAGCAATCCAGATCAGAGGCTGAGTTGCTTCTAATAGAGAACCTTGGGTCGTACGATCCTGATCATGATTTCATCGACAAGTTTCTCAACTACAAGGAGTTGCTATCGGCTGATGTCCTTGAAATTGCGTTTCAAAGTCAGAATGATCAAAAGCTCACCGGGTTTGGTGGTGGAGAGCTGAATTCGTACGGTGCAGACGCTGGGGATGTTGACCAAGATGGGTCCTCCAAAGGGGGTGGCAAGAAGAAGGGGAAGAAAGGGAAGAAGGTTAGCCCTGCTGTTTTGGGATTTAATGTGGTGAGTAACCGCATCATGATGGGTGAGATCCAGACAGTGGAGGATTAG
- the LOC117616837 gene encoding uncharacterized protein LOC117616837 — MKQNDPPTLITIPSTTATPTVFRKDTSPSSSSSSSSSSPSSKGRSFLDKTRYKFWVLAAILLLAFWSMFTGSVTLKWSAGNLTRLSDDLDLPSFDDLDILEVEEREKVVRHMWDLYTQSSRSSSNRLPRFWQEAFEAAYEHLSSDVAPVRDAAVLEIAKMSIRSITLDPFPLQLHSASNRELKKRSKKEEESNKVATAVASS, encoded by the exons ATGAAACAGAACGATCCACCGACACTCATAACAATCCCATCAACCACAGCTACACCAACGGTCTTCAGGAAGGACACctcaccttcttcttcttcttcttcttcttcttcttctccatcatcCAAAGGCAGAAGCTTTTTGGACAAGACTCGCTACAAGTTCTGGGTTTTAGCTGCGATTCTCCTGCTGGCTTTCTGGTCCATGTTCACCGGATCCGTTACCCTCAAGTGGTCCGCCGGCAACTTAACTCGCCTCTCCGACGACTTGGACCTTCCATCCTTCGACGATCTCGATATTCTG gaggtggaggagagagagaaggtggTGAGGCACATGTGGGATTTGTACACCCAGAGCAGCAGAAGTAGCAGCAATCGATTGCCTCGGTTTTGGCAGGAGGCTTTTGAAGCAGCTTACGAGCATTTAAGCAGTGATGTTGCCCCTGTTCGAGACGCTGCCGTTTTGGAGATTGCCAAGATGTCCATCCGCTCCATCACACTCGACCCCTTTCCCCTTCAACTTCATTCAGCG AGCAATAGAGAATTGAAAAAGAGAtccaagaaagaagaggaaagcaACAAGGTAGCTACAGCAGTAGCAAGTAGCTGA